A region of Polyodon spathula isolate WHYD16114869_AA chromosome 4, ASM1765450v1, whole genome shotgun sequence DNA encodes the following proteins:
- the LOC121314530 gene encoding elongation of very long chain fatty acids protein 2-like, protein MEHLEAFDKQFNGFLDYLFGPRDTRVRGWFMLDSCLPTMSLTLLYLLIVWLGTIYMKNRPAYSLKGVLIAYNFSVTMLSLYMFIELIASTWEGGYNLQCQNLHSAGEVDTRVAKVLWWYYFSKLIEFLDTIFFVLRKKNNQITFLHVYHHASMFNIWWCVLNWIPCGQSFFGPTLNSFIHVLMYSYYGLSTIPSMHKFLWWKKYLTQAQLIQFLLTITHTLSAAVVPCGFPMGCLMFQSSYMATLVILFLNFYVQTYKKKLSKEDGWITADIKDVRNGYHNGYAATTNGTISKQKAQ, encoded by the exons GAGCATCTAGAGGCCTTTGACAAACAGTTCAATGGTTTTCTGGATTATTTGTTTGGACCTAGAG ATACCAGGGTCAGAGGATGGTTCATGCTGGACTCCTGTTTGCCGACAATGTCTCTTACCCTTTTGTACCTGCTTATTGTATGGCTGGGAACAATATATATGAAGAACAGACCTGCATATTCTTTAAAGGGTGTTCTAATTGCATATAACTTTTCAGTAaccatgctgtcactgtacaTGTTCATTGAG CTGATTGCATCAACATGGGAAGGTGGTTACAATTTGCAGTGTCAGAATCTCCACAGTGCTGGGGAAGTGGACACAAGG GTTGCTAAGGTGTTGTGGTGGTACTACTTCTCCAAGCTGATTGAGTTCTTGGACACCATATTCTTTGTTTTACGGAAGAAGAACAATCAGATTACTTTCCTTCACGTGTATCACCATGCATCAATGTTCAACATCTGGTGGTGTGTTCTCAACTGGATACCCTGTGGACAGA GTTTCTTTGGTCCTACTCTGAACAGTTTTATCCATGTATTAATGTACTCCTACTATGGGCTATCTACCATTCCTTCAATGCACAAATTCCTCTGGTGGAAGAAATATCTTACTCAGGCTCAActg attcagtttctgctcactataacacacacactcagcGCTGCTGTTGTACCTTGTGGATTCCCCATGGGCTGCTTGATGTTCCAGTCGTCTTACATGGCCACTTTGGTTATCCTGTTTCTTAACTTTTAtgtacag ACATACAAGAAGAAGCTTTCAAAAGAAGATGGATGGATCACAGCTGACATTAAGGATGTCAGGAATGGCTATCACAACGGCTATGCAGCAACAACTAACGGCACAATCTCAAAACAAAAAGCTCAATAG